A genomic stretch from Bradyrhizobium sp. 195 includes:
- a CDS encoding L,D-transpeptidase, translated as MSMRIAVALAATIGAGVLMSTAAEARPEMVGAHVADYSPGTIVVKTSERRLYLILDNGHAVRYPVGVGKSGKQWAGTTRIDGKYRNPAWSPPAEVKRDKPSIPDVIPGGSPRNPMGVAAMTLAGGEYAIHGTNVPGSVGGFVSYGCIRMLNDDITDLYGRVSVGTTVVVTR; from the coding sequence ATGTCGATGAGGATTGCGGTGGCGCTGGCTGCCACCATCGGGGCGGGGGTCTTGATGTCGACGGCGGCAGAGGCGCGGCCGGAGATGGTGGGAGCGCACGTGGCCGACTATTCGCCGGGCACCATCGTAGTCAAAACCAGCGAGCGGCGGCTCTATCTCATCCTCGATAACGGCCACGCCGTGCGCTATCCGGTCGGCGTCGGCAAGTCCGGCAAGCAGTGGGCCGGCACCACTCGCATCGACGGGAAGTACCGAAATCCGGCCTGGTCGCCGCCGGCAGAGGTGAAGCGCGACAAACCGAGCATTCCGGACGTCATTCCCGGCGGCTCGCCGCGCAACCCGATGGGCGTTGCGGCGATGACGCTGGCCGGCGGCGAATACGCCATCCACGGCACCAACGTGCCGGGTTCGGTCGGCGGCTTCGTCTCCTACGGCTGCATCCGCATGCTCAACGACGACATCACCGATCTCTACGGCCGCGTCTCAGTCGGCACGACGGTGGTCGTGACGCGCTGA
- a CDS encoding heparinase II/III family protein, with translation MNRFARNMLARASGGSVALSRVWPGRTDRLIIAPHDLRTADATRAAEIYAGRFVFAGKIVNCHGRSIFDLEPPSEDWEVALLGFGWLRHLRAADTALTRANARALIEDWIANPANKRRPVARRADVLARRVISLLSQAPLVLNETDNKFYRRYLRALAREIRFLRYTMVNIPDGVPKLQVLIALCYAALCLANQASHIRNASKKLSDELQRQILPDGGHISRNPGALIELLIDLLPLRQTFAARNIAPPPALLNAIDRMMPMLRFFRHGDGNFALFNGMSATSSDLLATLLAYDDTHGVPMANMPHTGFQRLDAGQTTVIIDTGPPPPAGVSHDAHAGCLSFELSSGISRIVTNCGMPTTGRDNWRPFARGTAAHSTLTYHDASSCQFVEMSAMKRLLHGSPVTSGPVEVESYREIVQNGTLLTTSHDGYLGKFGAIHRRVLMIANDGARIDGEDTLSPPQGGRFKGADADFALRFHLHPAVKASRLSDARGVMLVLPNRDVWTFEALDDKVDLEDSVFLAGNDGPRRTAQIVIRQDARQAPSIRWSFVRSTASPAVTNARRNARREPELPL, from the coding sequence ATGAACCGCTTCGCGCGGAACATGCTCGCGCGCGCGAGCGGCGGTTCCGTTGCGCTGTCGCGGGTCTGGCCCGGCCGCACCGACCGGCTGATCATCGCGCCGCACGACCTGCGCACCGCGGATGCGACCCGCGCCGCCGAAATCTATGCCGGCCGCTTTGTCTTTGCCGGCAAGATCGTCAATTGCCACGGCCGCTCGATCTTCGATCTCGAGCCGCCGTCGGAGGATTGGGAGGTTGCGCTGCTCGGCTTCGGTTGGCTGCGTCATTTGCGCGCCGCCGACACTGCGCTGACACGAGCGAATGCGCGCGCGCTGATCGAAGACTGGATCGCCAACCCCGCCAACAAGCGTCGCCCGGTCGCGCGCCGCGCCGACGTGCTGGCCCGACGCGTGATCTCGCTGCTGTCGCAGGCGCCGCTGGTGCTCAACGAGACCGACAACAAATTCTACCGTCGCTATCTGCGCGCCTTGGCCCGCGAGATCCGCTTCCTGCGCTACACCATGGTCAACATTCCGGACGGGGTGCCGAAACTCCAGGTGCTGATCGCGCTGTGCTATGCGGCCTTGTGCCTCGCCAACCAGGCGAGCCACATCCGCAACGCCTCGAAAAAACTTTCCGACGAATTGCAGCGGCAGATCCTGCCCGACGGCGGACACATCTCCCGCAACCCGGGCGCGCTGATCGAACTCTTGATCGACCTGCTGCCGCTGCGGCAGACCTTTGCCGCGCGCAACATCGCGCCACCGCCGGCACTGCTCAACGCGATCGACCGCATGATGCCGATGCTGCGTTTCTTCCGGCATGGCGACGGAAATTTCGCGCTGTTCAACGGCATGAGCGCGACATCTTCCGACCTGCTCGCGACGCTGCTCGCCTATGACGACACCCACGGTGTGCCGATGGCGAACATGCCGCATACCGGCTTTCAGCGCCTCGATGCCGGCCAGACCACTGTGATCATCGACACCGGCCCGCCGCCGCCCGCCGGCGTCAGTCACGACGCCCATGCCGGCTGTCTGTCGTTCGAGCTGTCCTCCGGGATCAGCCGCATCGTCACCAATTGCGGCATGCCGACCACGGGCCGCGACAATTGGCGGCCGTTCGCACGCGGCACGGCGGCGCATTCGACGCTGACCTATCACGACGCCTCGTCATGCCAGTTCGTGGAGATGTCGGCAATGAAGCGGCTCCTGCACGGCTCGCCGGTCACCAGCGGGCCCGTCGAGGTGGAGAGCTATCGCGAGATCGTGCAGAACGGCACGCTGCTCACGACCTCGCATGACGGCTATCTCGGCAAATTCGGCGCGATCCATCGCCGGGTGCTGATGATCGCCAATGACGGCGCGCGCATCGACGGCGAGGACACGCTGTCGCCGCCGCAGGGCGGACGTTTCAAGGGTGCGGATGCCGATTTCGCGCTGCGCTTCCATCTGCATCCGGCGGTGAAGGCGAGCCGGCTGTCGGATGCGCGCGGCGTCATGCTGGTGCTGCCGAACCGCGACGTCTGGACCTTCGAGGCGCTCGACGACAAGGTCGACCTCGAGGACAGCGTGTTCCTGGCCGGTAATGACGGCCCGCGCCGCACCGCCCAGATCGTGATCCGGCAGGACGCGCGGC
- a CDS encoding DUF1674 domain-containing protein: MSDRPPLPDRKPLSPAAQRALAEAEARRQAAAAKDEAKAKELQGPKGPEPTRYGDWERKGIASDF; encoded by the coding sequence ATGAGTGACCGGCCTCCCCTTCCCGACCGCAAGCCGTTATCGCCGGCCGCCCAGCGCGCGCTGGCCGAAGCCGAGGCGCGCCGGCAGGCTGCCGCGGCCAAGGATGAGGCCAAGGCCAAAGAGTTGCAGGGACCAAAGGGACCTGAGCCTACTCGCTACGGCGACTGGGAGCGCAAGGGCATCGCTTCCGACTTCTGA
- a CDS encoding thermonuclease family protein has product MSRFDPSHPSRTSYSGSPFGRHFSGLLPWMFVVGVVLAVVLTFRHGMDWLVPHTDGDRTRDAEIVLQQADHPDAREPVDVIRTIDGDTFLARVRQRDGRDLVVRVRLRGIDAPELKASCQEELDKAEAAARALRDLLGQGGVTITNLGPDKYGRVLADVATRRTANVSAALLAGGFARSYNGGHRGGWCTRSWRFW; this is encoded by the coding sequence ATGTCGCGCTTTGACCCCAGCCATCCCTCTCGGACGTCATACAGCGGCTCGCCGTTCGGTCGGCACTTCTCCGGATTGTTGCCGTGGATGTTCGTGGTCGGCGTCGTGCTGGCCGTCGTCCTCACCTTCCGCCATGGAATGGACTGGCTTGTTCCGCACACGGACGGCGACCGCACACGGGATGCCGAGATCGTTCTGCAGCAGGCGGATCATCCCGATGCTCGCGAGCCCGTCGATGTCATTCGCACAATCGACGGCGACACCTTCCTTGCGCGTGTTCGTCAGCGTGACGGCCGCGATCTCGTCGTGCGCGTTCGGCTGCGCGGCATCGATGCGCCCGAATTGAAGGCATCCTGCCAGGAGGAGTTGGACAAGGCGGAAGCGGCGGCCCGCGCATTGCGCGATCTGCTCGGCCAGGGCGGCGTGACCATCACCAATCTCGGCCCCGACAAATACGGCCGCGTTCTCGCCGACGTCGCGACCCGGCGGACCGCGAACGTTTCGGCGGCGTTGCTCGCGGGCGGTTTTGCGCGGAGCTACAATGGCGGCCATCGCGGCGGCTGGTGCACACGCAGCTGGCGCTTCTGGTAA
- a CDS encoding RsmB/NOP family class I SAM-dependent RNA methyltransferase, translating to MPSQRFAPPSEVPGLAARRIAADIVDGVLHKHRTLDDQLDGSGAHPGLKTLADRDRALMRRLVATVLRRLGTLGHVLSRLLDKGIPSEAPRAQSALLIGAAQILWMDVPDHAAVDLSVRLVQSDRRAARYAGLVNAVLRRCAREGKALVEEVTAQSLDLPPWLLARWSAHYGEATARDMALALGHEPSLDLTVKSDAEQWASRLHGETLPTGTVRMLLHGSVTMLPGFAEGQWWVQDAAAALPARLFGDIKGKSIADLCAAPGGKTAQLALSGAHVTAIDRSPARVARLRENLARLSLQAETVVADAVEWAGPTEGFDGILIDAPCTSTGTIRRHPDVAWLRQESDVTAMTALQQRLLRKSVSLLKPGGMLVYCTCSLEPEEGEQAVATLLAAEPALRRVPIEASEVAGLDELITAEGDLRTLPSHLPNADPKRGGLDGFFAARLVKS from the coding sequence ATGCCATCTCAACGTTTCGCCCCTCCGTCCGAAGTGCCCGGTCTTGCGGCGCGACGGATTGCCGCCGACATCGTCGACGGCGTGCTTCACAAGCATCGCACGCTAGACGACCAGCTCGACGGCAGCGGCGCTCATCCCGGACTGAAGACGCTGGCCGACCGCGACCGCGCGCTGATGCGGCGCCTGGTCGCCACCGTGCTGCGCCGGCTGGGCACGCTCGGCCATGTGCTGTCCCGCCTGCTCGATAAGGGCATTCCCTCCGAGGCACCGCGCGCGCAGAGCGCGCTCCTGATCGGCGCGGCGCAGATCCTCTGGATGGACGTGCCCGATCACGCCGCCGTCGACCTCTCCGTTCGCCTGGTGCAATCCGACAGGCGCGCCGCGCGCTATGCGGGGCTCGTCAATGCCGTGCTGCGCCGCTGCGCGCGCGAGGGCAAGGCGCTGGTCGAGGAAGTTACCGCGCAGTCGTTGGACCTGCCGCCATGGCTGCTCGCGCGCTGGAGCGCGCATTATGGCGAGGCGACCGCACGAGACATGGCGCTGGCGCTCGGCCACGAGCCCTCGCTCGATCTCACCGTGAAGTCGGATGCCGAGCAATGGGCGAGCCGCCTGCATGGCGAGACGCTGCCGACCGGGACGGTGCGGATGCTGCTGCACGGCTCGGTGACCATGCTGCCCGGCTTCGCCGAGGGACAATGGTGGGTGCAGGATGCCGCCGCCGCGCTGCCCGCCCGGCTGTTCGGCGACATCAAAGGCAAATCCATCGCCGATCTCTGCGCCGCCCCGGGCGGCAAGACCGCGCAGCTGGCGCTATCAGGCGCGCATGTCACGGCGATCGACCGCTCGCCGGCCCGGGTGGCGCGGCTGCGCGAAAACCTGGCGCGGCTGTCGCTCCAGGCAGAGACTGTCGTTGCTGACGCCGTGGAATGGGCCGGCCCCACCGAGGGCTTCGACGGTATTTTGATCGATGCGCCCTGCACCTCGACCGGCACAATCCGCCGTCATCCCGACGTGGCGTGGCTGCGGCAGGAATCCGATGTCACCGCCATGACCGCGCTTCAGCAGCGGCTGCTGCGAAAATCGGTATCGTTGCTCAAGCCGGGCGGGATGCTGGTCTATTGCACCTGCTCGCTGGAACCTGAAGAAGGCGAGCAGGCGGTGGCGACGCTGCTGGCCGCAGAGCCTGCACTTCGCCGCGTGCCAATCGAGGCGTCGGAGGTCGCGGGCCTCGACGAACTCATCACCGCCGAAGGCGATCTGCGCACTTTGCCCAGCCATCTGCCGAACGCCGATCCCAAGCGCGGCGGGCTTGACGGATTTTTCGCAGCCCGGCTCGTTAAATCCTGA